From the Chthoniobacterales bacterium genome, one window contains:
- the hflX gene encoding GTPase HflX — translation MFEIKARDKMVERALLIGAYTDAGQKAEALSLLEELEELVDTLGIPVIERKLVHHREQHPRYLIGSGKAQEIVDHAKDLECDVLIFDNELSPSQQRNWEELAGMTVADRQEIILDIFGARAQTREARIQVDLARMSYSLPRLTRAWSHLGQQGGGIGAKGEGESQLEQDKRKIRLQIDRLKRELVAVRSSRATQRKDRKRAPVPNAAIVGYTNVGKSSLLRRLTGADVLVENKLFATLDTTTRKIALPNKQPLLLTDTVGFVRKLPHQLVEAFNATLEEAALSDFLIHVLDASQPEVMEFYNTTMRVLADLGADTKQMLVVFNKVDKVSDPAALFALRRHFPEAVSVSAKTGEGMPELIERISEFVARGTMTISLRLPAERADLLARLHREGSVHNVQYEEGFTLVAATIPTRSLEVFAPFIAVPQPATLNPIVS, via the coding sequence ATGTTTGAGATCAAAGCCAGGGACAAAATGGTGGAGCGCGCCCTTCTCATCGGCGCGTACACCGACGCCGGCCAGAAGGCCGAGGCGCTGAGTTTGCTCGAGGAGCTCGAGGAACTCGTTGATACCCTTGGCATTCCGGTCATCGAGCGGAAGCTGGTTCATCATCGGGAACAGCACCCTCGCTACCTGATCGGCTCGGGCAAAGCGCAGGAGATTGTCGATCACGCCAAAGACCTGGAGTGCGATGTCCTGATTTTCGATAACGAGCTGAGTCCGTCGCAGCAACGCAACTGGGAAGAGCTCGCCGGCATGACCGTGGCCGACCGGCAGGAGATTATCCTCGATATTTTCGGCGCTCGCGCCCAAACCCGGGAAGCGCGCATCCAGGTGGACCTCGCCCGGATGTCGTATTCGCTTCCGCGTCTCACCCGCGCCTGGAGTCACCTCGGTCAGCAGGGGGGCGGCATTGGCGCCAAGGGCGAAGGCGAAAGTCAGCTCGAGCAGGATAAACGGAAGATCCGTCTCCAGATCGACCGCCTGAAGCGCGAGCTGGTGGCAGTCCGCAGTTCACGCGCCACCCAGCGAAAGGACCGCAAGCGGGCCCCGGTGCCCAACGCCGCGATCGTCGGCTACACCAACGTGGGCAAGTCGTCGCTCCTCCGCCGGCTCACCGGCGCCGATGTTCTGGTTGAGAACAAACTCTTTGCCACCCTCGATACGACCACGCGCAAAATCGCGCTCCCGAACAAGCAGCCGCTGTTGCTGACCGACACGGTGGGATTCGTGCGCAAGCTGCCTCACCAATTGGTCGAAGCGTTCAACGCCACTCTCGAGGAAGCCGCTCTCTCCGATTTTCTCATCCACGTCCTTGATGCGTCGCAGCCTGAAGTGATGGAATTTTACAATACCACCATGCGGGTCCTGGCCGATCTCGGCGCCGATACCAAACAGATGTTGGTGGTCTTCAACAAAGTCGACAAGGTGAGCGACCCGGCGGCGCTCTTTGCCCTGCGCCGGCATTTTCCGGAAGCGGTTTCGGTGTCAGCCAAGACCGGCGAGGGCATGCCAGAGTTGATCGAGCGAATTTCCGAATTCGTCGCGCGGGGAACCATGACCATTTCGCTCCGTCTTCCGGCAGAGCGGGCGGATCTGCTCGCGCGATTGCACCGCGAGGGCTCGGTCCACAATGTCCAGTACGAGGAAGGCTTTACCCTGGTCGCCGCCACGATCCCGACGCGGTCCTTGGAAGTGTTCGCGCCGTTTATCGCGGTCCCCCAACCGGCGACCCTGAACCCGATTGTCTCTTAA
- a CDS encoding DUF5069 domain-containing protein — protein sequence MSDTYVPLISSGTAGPLGVLHLPRLWQKVSLEAAGKLAAGYPGIGRGYDAMTCAALGLDEQAVKDYIKQNKPTYPEFEAWVKKNAKTLTPEAIEKHNASVRGYNHDDETRKKILGSCGLPDDGAAARDAVNLNNLDDWHEFHQAVLK from the coding sequence ATGAGCGATACTTACGTTCCATTAATCAGTTCCGGCACGGCCGGACCTCTCGGCGTTCTGCATCTGCCCCGGCTTTGGCAGAAGGTCTCTCTTGAAGCGGCGGGCAAACTGGCGGCGGGTTACCCTGGGATCGGTCGCGGATACGACGCGATGACTTGTGCCGCCCTCGGGCTCGATGAGCAGGCAGTGAAAGATTACATCAAGCAAAACAAGCCGACCTATCCGGAGTTCGAAGCGTGGGTGAAAAAGAACGCGAAGACCCTCACGCCAGAAGCGATCGAGAAGCATAACGCCTCGGTCCGCGGGTATAATCATGACGATGAAACCCGGAAGAAAATTCTGGGCTCCTGTGGATTGCCCGACGACGGTGCCGCCGCCAGGGACGCGGTGAACCTGAACAACTTGGACGACTGGCACGAATTTCATCAGGCCGTCCTGAAGTAG
- a CDS encoding RHS repeat-associated core domain-containing protein, with the protein MAKTPASHVEPNPGLEKYTYDVFGKPTITGWDGGDRPISNHGNRFLFTGREYIYTLGLYDYRYRIYHPELGRFIQTDPLGLQIEGAKLSAEQKALYMTGGAPETFIASELNLYRYCHNGPVNKNDPLGLDPMAVFFSNADDPRDTTSFQQRASMFQGTSPVETPTGASLVSLLSSTTGVERLAIHGHMWSDGGGGIRGTPEGPLTGNSLTGVYGNPTALAAAYGAVVGPTARTIDALVNALATAVAPDGAVKLFGCNSSEMAQDISAKLAKLQRGDISVSGAVGETNPRTINGNDVGLKNTWNTFRAGKKVDSQRGVTFR; encoded by the coding sequence GTGGCCAAAACGCCGGCGAGCCACGTTGAGCCGAATCCGGGCCTGGAGAAATACACGTATGACGTTTTCGGCAAGCCGACCATCACCGGGTGGGACGGAGGTGACCGTCCGATCAGCAACCATGGAAACCGGTTTCTGTTCACTGGGAGGGAGTATATTTACACCCTCGGCCTTTACGATTACCGGTACCGGATTTACCACCCTGAGCTGGGGCGCTTTATCCAGACAGACCCGCTGGGCCTGCAAATTGAAGGCGCAAAGCTTTCGGCGGAGCAAAAGGCCCTGTATATGACGGGCGGTGCTCCGGAGACGTTCATCGCATCCGAATTGAATCTTTACCGCTACTGCCACAATGGTCCGGTAAATAAAAACGATCCCTTGGGCTTGGATCCGATGGCAGTTTTCTTTTCAAACGCCGACGACCCGCGGGACACAACCTCCTTTCAACAGCGAGCTTCGATGTTCCAAGGAACATCGCCCGTGGAAACGCCTACGGGGGCTAGTTTGGTTAGCCTCTTGTCATCAACGACCGGTGTCGAACGTTTGGCAATTCACGGTCATATGTGGTCGGACGGTGGCGGCGGTATTCGAGGAACGCCCGAAGGGCCATTGACGGGTAACAGTCTGACGGGAGTTTACGGTAACCCTACTGCGCTGGCCGCAGCATACGGGGCCGTCGTGGGACCCACCGCCAGGACCATCGACGCGCTTGTCAATGCGCTGGCCACAGCAGTTGCACCCGATGGCGCTGTAAAACTATTCGGATGCAATTCGTCGGAGATGGCGCAAGATATCTCGGCAAAGCTTGCGAAACTTCAGCGCGGCGACATCTCTGTGTCTGGTGCGGTCGGGGAAACTAACCCAAGAACGATTAACGGGAACGACGTGGGGCTTAAGAATACTTGGAACACTTTCAGGGCTGGGAAGAAAGTTGACTCACAACGGGGGGTGACCTTCCGATGA
- the can gene encoding carbonate dehydratase, translating into METLHHLFENNRAWSEGIRQVKPEFFLELSRQQSPKYLWIGCSDSRVPANQIVGLAPGELFVHRNIANLVVHTDLNCLSVMQFAVDILKVRHIIVCGHYGCSGVGAALRGDRLGLSDNWLRHIQDVREKHRQLLAKAAETEAVDRLCELNVVEQVTNVCCTTIARDAWERGQELAIHGWIYGLHGGLLRDLDVTVSDSQKIGRVYERAIGALSSGQNAGEPR; encoded by the coding sequence ATGGAGACCCTCCACCACCTTTTCGAAAATAACCGGGCCTGGTCCGAAGGAATTCGGCAGGTAAAACCGGAATTCTTTCTCGAGCTCTCCCGGCAACAGTCCCCGAAATATCTTTGGATCGGTTGCTCGGACAGCCGGGTGCCCGCGAACCAGATTGTCGGCCTGGCGCCGGGCGAATTGTTTGTTCACCGGAATATCGCCAACCTGGTCGTGCACACGGACCTGAACTGCCTGTCGGTAATGCAGTTCGCGGTCGATATCCTGAAGGTGCGCCACATCATTGTCTGCGGACATTATGGGTGCAGCGGGGTGGGGGCGGCGTTGCGGGGCGATCGCCTGGGCCTGAGCGACAACTGGCTTCGGCATATTCAAGATGTCAGGGAAAAGCACCGCCAGTTGCTGGCGAAAGCGGCGGAAACGGAAGCGGTGGATCGGCTGTGTGAGCTGAATGTGGTCGAGCAGGTGACCAACGTCTGTTGCACGACCATCGCCCGGGATGCGTGGGAGCGTGGCCAGGAACTAGCGATCCACGGGTGGATTTACGGACTCCATGGCGGGCTTCTCCGGGACCTCGACGTCACCGTTAGCGACTCTCAAAAAATCGGACGGGTTTACGAACGAGCCATCGGTGCTCTATCAAGTGGCCAAAACGCCGGCGAGCCACGTTGA
- a CDS encoding S41 family peptidase: MNKTKGDARNKKLVNAATVRVRGAVPYRPKMSKADTISAVDTHLAGRTKLADYRSTVIPLTSKERELLIDQALDILDKVYAHLPLKRALHANDPIQSLRLLRLRQAGLDERAFHSALMDVFLGLRDLHTNYILPTGYAQKFAFLPFRVEEYYEQGGVAPNPDTTARIRNYIVSWVSPVNTVSSLKEGMIVTHWNGSPIDLAVARNGNREAGSNSDARRAQGIEALTLRWLGMSLPPDEDWVNLTYTNGTKTYESRFDWEVIDAFDRVALLAGLNDAVGASLALGLDLNRVLLDRVRKLVFDPQAVFVEEEATTHLEGSAAAAPVPAPARSAVSVFPEVFPRFGEVKTPSGTVAYIRLKSFAPNSEDSNVVDRVVAEMGRILATLPQTGLILDVRGNGGGYINIGERILQMLTPWEITPEPFHFLATPLTLTMATPENGLDAWNETIVQGLESGASFSQGFPLTDPKACNELGQMYQGPVVLVTDALCYSTTDIFSAGFQDHQIGTILGCHASTGAGGANVWDAGFLQRLAIKPTNPFVPLPQGAGMRVAARRCTRVGNRSGSPVEDYGVVPDVRYYITKTDVVGNNEDLIAACAKILAGLPKQTLRLSPAAASPLRQFTAQCSNIDRLDVFLNDRPVASQNVMADSLTVDLPTPAPRGSNLRANGYRTGELVVSTRLQI, encoded by the coding sequence ATGAACAAGACTAAGGGTGACGCTCGCAACAAGAAGCTGGTCAACGCAGCTACTGTAAGGGTCAGAGGAGCAGTGCCGTACCGGCCGAAAATGTCGAAGGCGGACACGATCTCGGCAGTGGATACGCACCTCGCTGGACGGACCAAACTCGCCGACTACCGATCGACAGTTATACCGCTCACCTCAAAGGAGCGCGAGCTGCTCATCGACCAGGCGCTCGACATTCTCGATAAGGTGTACGCGCATTTGCCGCTCAAACGTGCTTTGCACGCGAACGACCCGATCCAGTCGCTCCGGCTGCTCCGCCTCCGCCAGGCGGGACTAGACGAACGGGCATTTCATTCCGCGCTAATGGATGTGTTCCTAGGTCTTCGAGACTTGCACACCAATTACATTCTCCCCACCGGTTATGCTCAGAAGTTCGCTTTCCTACCCTTCCGGGTGGAAGAGTATTACGAACAAGGTGGAGTAGCTCCAAACCCGGACACCACCGCTCGGATCCGGAATTACATCGTCTCGTGGGTATCGCCCGTGAACACCGTCAGCAGTCTCAAAGAGGGAATGATTGTGACGCATTGGAACGGAAGCCCCATCGACCTGGCCGTGGCCCGGAACGGGAATCGGGAAGCCGGCAGTAATTCAGATGCGCGCCGGGCTCAGGGAATAGAGGCTCTTACCCTGCGCTGGCTCGGGATGTCTCTGCCACCGGACGAGGACTGGGTGAATCTGACCTACACGAACGGAACCAAGACCTACGAATCCCGCTTCGACTGGGAAGTGATCGATGCATTCGATCGGGTGGCATTGCTTGCGGGACTGAACGATGCCGTCGGGGCGAGCTTGGCATTGGGGTTGGATTTGAATCGAGTCCTTCTGGATCGGGTCCGCAAGCTCGTCTTCGATCCCCAGGCCGTCTTTGTGGAGGAGGAGGCCACAACCCACCTGGAGGGATCGGCCGCCGCCGCGCCTGTTCCCGCTCCCGCGCGGTCAGCGGTAAGTGTTTTTCCAGAAGTATTTCCTCGCTTCGGAGAAGTTAAGACCCCGTCCGGAACCGTCGCCTATATTCGGCTGAAGTCGTTTGCGCCAAACTCGGAGGATTCCAACGTGGTTGATCGCGTGGTAGCGGAAATGGGACGAATTCTTGCCACGCTTCCACAGACCGGCCTGATCCTCGATGTTCGCGGCAATGGGGGTGGATACATCAATATCGGGGAGCGCATTTTGCAGATGCTCACTCCTTGGGAGATTACGCCCGAGCCATTTCATTTCCTTGCCACTCCCTTGACTTTAACGATGGCCACGCCAGAGAACGGACTCGATGCCTGGAACGAGACGATCGTTCAGGGACTCGAATCCGGCGCAAGCTTCTCGCAGGGTTTTCCCCTGACCGACCCGAAGGCGTGCAATGAGCTAGGACAGATGTACCAAGGACCAGTCGTGTTAGTCACGGATGCTCTTTGCTATAGCACGACGGACATCTTTTCTGCCGGGTTTCAAGACCACCAGATTGGGACCATCCTTGGTTGCCATGCCAGCACCGGAGCGGGCGGAGCGAACGTCTGGGATGCGGGCTTTCTTCAGCGCTTGGCCATTAAGCCGACTAACCCATTCGTCCCTCTTCCGCAGGGAGCCGGAATGCGCGTCGCTGCGCGACGCTGCACGAGGGTTGGGAATCGATCCGGCAGTCCCGTCGAAGATTACGGAGTTGTGCCTGATGTTCGCTATTACATAACGAAAACGGACGTGGTCGGAAATAATGAGGACCTCATCGCAGCTTGCGCCAAGATTCTTGCCGGCCTTCCGAAACAGACACTCCGCTTGTCCCCAGCCGCAGCGTCCCCGCTCCGACAATTTACGGCCCAGTGCAGCAATATCGATCGTCTCGATGTCTTTTTGAATGATCGTCCAGTAGCGTCGCAGAATGTTATGGCCGACTCGCTAACGGTCGACCTGCCAACTCCGGCGCCGAGAGGAAGTAATTTGAGAGCCAACGGGTACCGGACCGGAGAACTCGTGGTCAGCACCCGCCTGCAGATATAA
- a CDS encoding NAD(P)/FAD-dependent oxidoreductase: MATKFVLIGSGLAGGLLAAFLGKRGHQVELYERRSDPREGNIVGGRSINLALSTRGIHALQQLGIAPEVLQHAIPMRGRMIHDKSGELHFSPYDRNPNKFINSIGRAALNTTVIEAALRHPNVRVHFNHRCTEVDLDSATARFTDSSNAQLVSASGDAVIGVDGAFSAVRQSMQKQIGGFQYDESYLPHGYKELTIPPTPDGSWRMEKEALHIWPRKSFMMIALPNPDGSFTCTLFWEFKGPRSFETTTTDEDVRRFFDEEFPDAVPLMPTLLEDFRENPTGSLVTIRCAPWFYRDKVALVGDAAHAVVPFYGQGMNAAFEDCVVLDECLAEFSDNRKVAFAHYFSRRKENTDALADLAIENFVEMRDKTASKRFRAKKKLDHWLEGWMPGIYLPLYTMVTFTRMPYAVAATRARVQDAIVYGGLGILLLLVALLVARLF; this comes from the coding sequence ATGGCAACAAAATTTGTGCTGATCGGGAGTGGCCTTGCCGGGGGATTGCTCGCCGCGTTTCTTGGTAAGCGTGGACACCAGGTGGAGCTTTACGAACGGCGGAGCGATCCGCGAGAAGGCAACATCGTCGGGGGACGCTCGATCAACCTCGCCCTCTCGACCCGCGGGATCCATGCGCTTCAGCAGCTCGGCATTGCGCCGGAAGTCCTCCAGCACGCCATCCCGATGCGGGGCCGCATGATCCACGACAAATCAGGCGAGCTTCATTTCTCACCTTACGATCGCAACCCGAACAAATTCATCAATTCGATCGGGCGCGCCGCGCTCAACACCACGGTGATTGAAGCCGCCCTGCGTCACCCGAACGTCCGGGTGCATTTCAATCACAGGTGCACGGAGGTCGACCTCGACTCGGCCACGGCGCGATTCACCGATTCCTCAAACGCTCAACTTGTCTCTGCCTCCGGCGACGCCGTCATCGGAGTCGATGGCGCGTTCTCCGCCGTCCGGCAATCGATGCAGAAACAAATCGGCGGTTTCCAATACGACGAGAGCTACCTCCCGCACGGTTACAAGGAGCTGACTATTCCGCCCACGCCGGACGGATCGTGGCGCATGGAAAAAGAAGCGCTCCACATCTGGCCGCGCAAAAGCTTCATGATGATCGCGCTTCCAAACCCGGACGGTTCCTTCACCTGCACGCTCTTCTGGGAATTCAAAGGGCCGCGCAGCTTCGAAACGACCACGACCGACGAAGATGTCCGGCGTTTCTTCGACGAAGAGTTCCCCGACGCCGTCCCGCTCATGCCCACGTTGCTCGAAGATTTTCGAGAAAATCCAACTGGATCGCTCGTGACGATTCGTTGCGCTCCCTGGTTCTACCGCGACAAGGTCGCGCTGGTCGGGGACGCCGCGCATGCGGTGGTGCCGTTTTATGGCCAGGGAATGAACGCTGCATTCGAGGATTGTGTGGTGCTCGATGAATGCCTGGCCGAATTCTCCGATAACCGGAAGGTCGCCTTCGCCCATTATTTTTCCCGCCGGAAGGAGAACACCGATGCGCTCGCCGATCTGGCGATCGAAAACTTTGTCGAGATGCGCGACAAAACCGCCTCAAAAAGATTCCGGGCCAAGAAAAAGCTCGACCATTGGCTCGAAGGCTGGATGCCCGGTATTTATCTCCCGCTCTACACGATGGTGACCTTCACCCGGATGCCGTACGCGGTGGCCGCAACACGCGCGCGCGTCCAGGACGCCATCGTGTACGGCGGGCTTGGAATTCTCCTTCTGCTGGTCGCGCTGTTGGTAGCCCGGCTGTTCTAG
- a CDS encoding YciI family protein: MKHSYLALLVASICFCLAARSSFGEEPKTDKPQQFIYVLRLVPRLHSDSAWTKEDNMVISRHFTRFQHAIETGELILAGRTKEPGDKTFGIAIFEAKDEAAARAFMESDPAVVAGLMTAELHPFSVALKR, translated from the coding sequence ATGAAACATTCTTATCTCGCCCTGCTCGTCGCTTCGATCTGTTTTTGTCTCGCGGCAAGATCCTCGTTCGGAGAAGAACCAAAAACCGATAAGCCGCAGCAATTCATTTACGTGCTCCGGCTCGTCCCGCGGCTGCATTCCGATTCAGCCTGGACCAAGGAAGACAACATGGTGATTTCGCGTCATTTCACGCGCTTTCAACACGCCATCGAGACCGGCGAGCTGATCCTGGCCGGGCGAACGAAGGAGCCGGGCGACAAAACTTTCGGCATCGCGATTTTCGAAGCGAAGGACGAAGCCGCCGCGCGCGCCTTCATGGAAAGCGATCCTGCCGTAGTGGCCGGCTTGATGACCGCGGAGCTGCACCCGTTTTCGGTGGCGCTCAAGCGGTGA
- a CDS encoding tetratricopeptide repeat protein, translating to MTFLRHLALGLAAFLWAVLSSPFLNAAPSDDPDKDPDLPKRLHEARALIDDKKPQPGIAICDKVIAAFQAHYGKSKHKIYCARSQTENLAYLVTAAAAMSKGEFDKGKKDAICLSSTWANAFYIKGYALQELRRLAEAKAALKRAIEFSPQHSQYLSELGSLYVLEKNWDDAMKTFLAAEDDAAISPDDVRSDELGRARRGIGYVLVELGKLDEAEKKYEQCLADNPKDSRAAEELKYVRNLKAKKRGNLN from the coding sequence ATGACTTTTCTCCGCCACCTGGCTCTTGGTCTGGCCGCTTTTCTATGGGCAGTTCTCAGCAGCCCGTTCCTCAACGCCGCTCCTTCCGATGATCCAGACAAGGACCCTGACCTGCCGAAGCGCCTTCACGAGGCGCGCGCCTTGATCGACGACAAAAAACCGCAGCCCGGGATAGCGATTTGCGACAAAGTGATCGCGGCCTTCCAGGCGCATTACGGGAAGAGCAAACACAAGATTTATTGCGCGCGCAGCCAAACTGAGAACCTGGCCTACCTGGTCACGGCCGCGGCAGCAATGAGCAAGGGAGAGTTTGATAAAGGCAAAAAGGATGCGATTTGCCTGTCGTCCACCTGGGCAAACGCATTCTATATTAAGGGTTACGCGCTGCAGGAACTGCGGCGCCTAGCGGAAGCCAAGGCGGCACTCAAAAGGGCGATCGAATTTTCGCCACAACATTCTCAATATCTTTCGGAACTCGGGAGCCTTTATGTGCTCGAGAAGAATTGGGATGACGCCATGAAAACCTTCCTGGCCGCCGAGGACGATGCCGCGATCTCGCCAGATGATGTGCGGAGCGACGAATTAGGACGGGCTCGGCGTGGAATCGGTTACGTCCTCGTCGAGCTCGGCAAATTGGACGAGGCGGAAAAGAAATACGAACAATGCCTCGCGGATAATCCGAAGGATTCGCGCGCGGCCGAAGAATTGAAATATGTCCGCAATCTGAAGGCGAAGAAGCGCGGAAACCTTAATTAA
- a CDS encoding response regulator, with protein sequence MTVRQQAQFRIMADEKPQTSTQQAVHPLPLKAVLVVDDDKQLASALQWILADENYLVDVAFDGEEALLKLKVHEYDVIICDLLMPRMRGDEFYLQANELRPDVGERFIFITGFAADSHNKEFLSRRGIRYLIKPFPINDLIAAVQELLAEHSGEAEPG encoded by the coding sequence ATGACTGTCAGGCAACAGGCCCAATTTCGAATTATGGCGGACGAAAAACCACAGACCTCGACCCAGCAGGCCGTCCACCCGCTCCCGCTCAAAGCGGTCCTCGTGGTGGACGACGACAAGCAACTCGCCTCGGCGTTGCAATGGATCCTGGCCGATGAAAATTATCTCGTCGACGTCGCCTTCGACGGAGAAGAAGCGCTGCTCAAGCTAAAGGTTCACGAATACGATGTGATCATCTGCGATCTGCTCATGCCCCGGATGCGAGGCGACGAGTTTTATTTGCAAGCGAACGAACTGCGGCCGGACGTAGGAGAACGTTTCATTTTCATCACCGGTTTCGCGGCCGATTCCCACAACAAGGAATTTCTGAGCCGGCGGGGTATCAGGTACTTAATCAAGCCGTTTCCGATCAATGACTTGATCGCGGCAGTTCAGGAACTGTTGGCCGAGCACTCTGGCGAAGCGGAACCTGGATAG
- a CDS encoding type II CAAX endopeptidase family protein, with product MNDAEGVDGPRPPLQEDRLAKHLRGFGPLGIVAGVIILGGNLLFVPLSGILILVWAWLSKTPWRELGLARPRSWPRTIALGCVFGVALKFAMKSIVMPLLGAPPVNGPFHYLAHNPAEIPAMLYIIVIGAGFGEEMIFRGWPFERFRSLLGDALWVKVLAILITSAWFGWAHYGFQGTMGVQNSTVVGLIFGSIFAVTGRLYFLMIAHVAFDLAAYAMIYWEWETTVAQFFFK from the coding sequence GTGAACGACGCGGAAGGAGTCGACGGTCCGAGACCGCCGCTACAGGAAGATCGGCTCGCGAAGCATCTGCGCGGTTTCGGCCCTCTCGGGATCGTCGCGGGCGTGATCATCCTCGGAGGGAACCTGCTCTTCGTCCCGCTGAGCGGGATTCTCATTCTCGTCTGGGCCTGGCTGTCGAAAACGCCATGGCGCGAGCTCGGCCTGGCGCGGCCTCGCAGCTGGCCCCGCACGATTGCGCTTGGATGTGTTTTCGGTGTCGCGCTCAAGTTCGCCATGAAATCGATCGTGATGCCATTGCTGGGTGCGCCTCCGGTCAACGGCCCTTTCCATTATCTCGCGCATAACCCGGCGGAAATTCCGGCGATGCTCTACATCATTGTTATTGGAGCCGGGTTCGGCGAAGAGATGATCTTCCGCGGGTGGCCCTTCGAGCGCTTTCGCAGCCTGCTCGGCGACGCGCTGTGGGTGAAGGTGCTCGCAATCCTGATAACGTCAGCCTGGTTCGGCTGGGCCCACTACGGTTTTCAAGGGACCATGGGCGTTCAAAACTCGACTGTGGTTGGATTGATCTTCGGCTCGATCTTCGCCGTGACCGGACGGCTCTACTTCCTAATGATTGCGCATGTCGCGTTCGATCTCGCCGCCTACGCCATGATTTACTGGGAATGGGAAACGACGGTCGCCCAATTCTTCTTCAAATGA
- the kynU gene encoding kynureninase, producing the protein MDFSPEEDFARQMDANDPLRSFREKFHMPLGKNGQPLIYFAGNSLGLMPKSARQIVEQELDDWARLGVDAHLEAATPWYSYHENLREPMARVVGAKQVEVIAMNSLTVNLHLMMATFYRPTGARFKILMEDPAFPSDNYAIKTQIVHHGLTPKETLLVAHPREGEAILRTEDIVELIERNADSLALVLIGAVNFFTGQFFDIPAIAAAARKHGITVGIDFAHAVGNVPLSLHDWNVDFAVWCSYKYLNSGPGAIAGAFVHERHATNTQLPRLAGWFGNDPNTRFRMQLNPEFIPVPSADGWQISNPPIFSMAPLIASLAIFDEAGGMGPLREKSKKLTGYLEFLLERAGSDRFTVITPREPEARGCQLSILAHQNPKRLHEELEAAGVKADFREPNVIRAAPTPLYNSFHDVWRFAQIMSAPR; encoded by the coding sequence ATGGATTTTTCTCCTGAGGAAGATTTCGCGCGCCAGATGGATGCGAACGATCCGTTGCGCTCGTTCCGCGAGAAATTCCATATGCCGTTGGGCAAGAACGGCCAGCCGCTCATCTATTTCGCCGGCAATTCGCTGGGTCTCATGCCGAAATCGGCGAGGCAGATTGTCGAACAGGAATTGGATGACTGGGCGCGGCTCGGCGTCGACGCGCACCTGGAAGCGGCCACGCCCTGGTATTCCTACCACGAGAATCTGCGTGAACCGATGGCGCGAGTGGTGGGGGCGAAGCAGGTCGAGGTGATCGCCATGAACAGCCTGACGGTGAATCTCCACCTGATGATGGCGACATTTTACCGGCCCACCGGGGCGCGCTTTAAAATCCTGATGGAAGACCCCGCGTTTCCTTCCGACAACTACGCGATCAAAACGCAGATCGTTCATCATGGGCTCACGCCGAAGGAGACGTTGCTCGTGGCGCATCCGCGCGAAGGCGAAGCGATCTTGCGCACAGAGGACATTGTCGAGTTAATCGAACGCAACGCTGATTCCCTCGCCTTGGTGCTGATCGGCGCGGTGAATTTCTTCACGGGCCAGTTTTTTGATATTCCGGCGATCGCCGCAGCGGCGCGGAAACACGGCATCACCGTCGGCATCGATTTCGCGCATGCCGTGGGCAACGTGCCGCTGTCGCTGCACGATTGGAACGTCGATTTCGCCGTCTGGTGTTCCTACAAATATCTGAACTCCGGCCCAGGCGCGATCGCGGGCGCATTTGTCCACGAACGGCATGCGACCAACACGCAGTTGCCGCGCTTGGCCGGCTGGTTCGGCAACGATCCGAACACGCGCTTCCGGATGCAGCTTAATCCGGAATTCATTCCGGTTCCTTCCGCCGACGGCTGGCAGATCAGTAACCCGCCGATTTTCTCCATGGCGCCGCTCATCGCCTCGCTTGCCATCTTCGATGAGGCCGGGGGAATGGGGCCGCTTCGCGAGAAATCGAAGAAGCTCACTGGTTATCTCGAGTTTCTCCTGGAGCGCGCCGGGTCGGATCGCTTCACCGTGATCACGCCCCGCGAACCGGAGGCGCGCGGCTGCCAGCTCTCGATCCTGGCCCATCAGAATCCGAAGCGATTGCACGAAGAGCTTGAAGCGGCAGGAGTAAAAGCGGATTTCCGCGAGCCCAATGTCATCCGGGCCGCGCCGACACCGCTTTACAATTCGTTCCACGATGTCTGGCGATTCGCGCAGATCATGAGCGCACCTCGGTGA